One Fibrobacter sp. UWT2 genomic window, GACAGAGATGACGAAACTGCCGCTATTATATTGAATATTCAGAACGGTGCCGATACGACACTGGTCTCTCCGCGTAAGTACGGAAAGACGGGATTGATTTTGCATACCTTTGCCGAAATGAAGCGTCGGCGCCTGAATTACGAAACTCTCTATGTTGACATATTCGCGACGTTGACCTTGGAAGATTTTACCAAGACCCTGGCAGAAGCCATCCTGATCAAATTTCCTGAAAAGACATCTATTGGCAAAGGGTTCGTAACTTTTTTGAAGACGCTTCGACCCACGCTTACTTATGATTCCATTTCGGGTTCGCCGCAGTTGCAGTTTAACTACGGAACCGTTTCGGAAAAGGAATGGACTCTCAAAAGTCTGCTTGAATTTTTGAATACCCGCGAAAAGCCGGTTGTGTTGGCGTTTGACGAATTCCAACAAATTACGGAGTATCCCGAAAAGACAGCCGAAGCCTTGCTTAGAACTTATACGCAGTCTATGCAAAACATTCGTTTTATATTCTGTGGCAGTAAGAAGAAGTTGATGGCCGAAATGTTTACAAGTGCGGGTCGTCCGTTCTTTTCTAGCACCAAACTGCTGACACTTGGAAAAATCGATTCCGATAAGTATGCTGAATTTATTCGGGGCCATTTTTCCGAGGTGGGAAGAACGATTGATGCCGGTGCTGTTGATTGGATTTTGGAGTGGACGCGTCGCCACACATTTTATACCCAGACCCTTTGCAACGAAGTGTTTGCTGTCGGTGGCAACGTGACTATTGATGTGGTGAAAAATGCCGCAAACAGGATTCTAGAAAGAGAATCCGATTACTTTTTGCAGTACCGAGAACTCCTTACTCGTCAGCAATGGTTGCTTTTGGTGGCCGTTGCAAAAGAAGGTAGCGTGAGTAAGCTGACATCAACCGTGTTTTTGAAGAAATACAACATTGGTAGCTCCACGAACGCTCGTCGTGCGGCAGAATCCTTGCAAGAAAAGGAATTGCTGTTGACGCTTGAATCCAAAGAAAAACAGGAATACCAAGTTTATGATGTATTCCTGTCTCGCTGGCTGGAACGGGAGTTTTAAGGAACTGTAGGATTTCTAAATTTATGCAAATGTTCAAGAAAATCGCTGAGTTTGACAATCGCGTGTCGGTTTATTGGACGAACCGGCATTTTTCTGCGAAGACGACTAAGTTCCTCAAGTTTTATGTGCGTCTGGGAGACGGCTATATTTGGGGCATTTTTGCGCTGGTGCTGTTTTTGCATTTGGGCTGGTCCGCGTTTTGGCCGATTTTGGCGCAGGCGCTTGTAGCCTTGGTGGTGGCGCTCGCCTTGTACGAGGGCGTAAAGCTCAGCACCAAGCGTCCGAGGCCTTTTGCGGCGAATCCTTCTATTAAGGCGGAGGTCCCGCCGCTTGACAAGTACAGTTTTCCGTCTGGCCATACCATGAACAACTTGGCGGTGGCCTCGGCGGTGTTTTATGCGGTACCGCAGTACGGCTGGATCATGATGCTCTTGCCGCTCACATGGGGGCTTTTGCGCGTGTACTTTGGCGTGCATTGGTTGACGGATATTATTTGCGGTTTCCTGCTCGGCATCTTGAGTTTTGCGATTGCGCATGCAATATGGGTTCTTTGCTCGCCGTCTGTTCTTGCGGCGATCGGTGTCGGGGCTTAGATGGAATTTGTACCGGCTGCGAAGTTTTTTGAATCCCTTGCATCTGACGAACGTGTGTTCCTGTTGGTGCGTCACGGTGAACGAAACCATATTACACCCAACGATCCTGACTTCGGTGCGCATGTTGGCCTTACGGAGCGCGGACGCGAGCAGGCTTTGTCGCTGGGTAAGTGCATTCCTGCCGAAGGCGACATCTGCTTCTTTTCGAGCCCAGTTGGCCGCTGTGTTGAAACGGCTGAAT contains:
- a CDS encoding phosphatase PAP2 family protein; the protein is MFKKIAEFDNRVSVYWTNRHFSAKTTKFLKFYVRLGDGYIWGIFALVLFLHLGWSAFWPILAQALVALVVALALYEGVKLSTKRPRPFAANPSIKAEVPPLDKYSFPSGHTMNNLAVASAVFYAVPQYGWIMMLLPLTWGLLRVYFGVHWLTDIICGFLLGILSFAIAHAIWVLCSPSVLAAIGVGA
- a CDS encoding ATP-binding protein, with the protein product MQENPFIVKGYKSPAYFCDRDDETAAIILNIQNGADTTLVSPRKYGKTGLILHTFAEMKRRRLNYETLYVDIFATLTLEDFTKTLAEAILIKFPEKTSIGKGFVTFLKTLRPTLTYDSISGSPQLQFNYGTVSEKEWTLKSLLEFLNTREKPVVLAFDEFQQITEYPEKTAEALLRTYTQSMQNIRFIFCGSKKKLMAEMFTSAGRPFFSSTKLLTLGKIDSDKYAEFIRGHFSEVGRTIDAGAVDWILEWTRRHTFYTQTLCNEVFAVGGNVTIDVVKNAANRILERESDYFLQYRELLTRQQWLLLVAVAKEGSVSKLTSTVFLKKYNIGSSTNARRAAESLQEKELLLTLESKEKQEYQVYDVFLSRWLEREF